The Priestia filamentosa sequence CCGTCCGTATATGGTGAAGATCACCGTTTAGGAAAAATCTATAGTGAAATTGGCGAAAAAGTTATTTCTCTTTGTACACAACAACAGGATCATAATGTATAAAGGTAAAAGGCGTTGCACATATGCAACGCCTCTTTACGCCACTTATTCTTCTTTCTTTTCTTCAGCTTCAGCTTCTTTTACAGCTTTGTCTAACATTTCTTGTACTTTCCCTTTATATGTTGGACTTTCAAATGTTTCAGTTATAACAGTTTGAAGATGTTTTCGATATTCTTTACTTTTTAACAGCTTTGTGACCTCTTTTTCCATTTCAGGATTTTTAAGAACATCCATTAGCATTTGCTGGTATTCAGGATCTTTCATAAGCTTTTTAATAATTTCTTCATGCTCATCTTGAAGAGATGTAGCAAGTGTTTTGGCAAACTTAGGATCTTTGAAAGCTTCAGTCCAGAACTTTGAACCTTTCTCAGATGACAGTGTATCTTGAATTGTTTCTTTGATCAATTTCTCATCTATAACGATCTCTTTTTTTACTTCATCATCCTTTAGCACTTGCTTTAGTGCTTCTTTTCCATCGTCTGTTTTGAGGATATCTACTACCAT is a genomic window containing:
- the gerD gene encoding spore germination lipoprotein GerD; amino-acid sequence: MGRALLLLYALIFVFSSSGCAPQEAEGSEMDYDQTKKMVVDILKTDDGKEALKQVLKDDEVKKEIVIDEKLIKETIQDTLSSEKGSKFWTEAFKDPKFAKTLATSLQDEHEEIIKKLMKDPEYQQMLMDVLKNPEMEKEVTKLLKSKEYRKHLQTVITETFESPTYKGKVQEMLDKAVKEAEAEEKKEE